A genomic window from Salvia hispanica cultivar TCC Black 2014 chromosome 5, UniMelb_Shisp_WGS_1.0, whole genome shotgun sequence includes:
- the LOC125186006 gene encoding transcription factor ORG2-like, with protein sequence MLAISPQFCSYAMMGYEEENLSYFCGERRDTSDLPIDDFIINGDDGDKKVKKLNHNASERDRRKKMNTLYANLRSLLPPQDHSKKLSIPATISRVLNYITELQAEVERLKHKKERFISKISDKNHINLKKPSSNSAASATPINDVEVVIQICIPKAEKGSFSEAISRLEEEGFLMVNASCFQSFQSRLFYNLHFQAREGQVIDAEKLKEKLWPLI encoded by the exons ATGTTGGCTATTTCTCCACAATTTTGTTCATATGCCATGATGGGttatgaagaagaaaatttaagCTACTTTtgtggagagagaagagataCCTCAGATCTTCCAATCgatgattttattataaatggagATGATGGTGATAAGAAGGTGAAGAAACTCAACCATAATGCAAGCGAGCGTGATCGTCGCAAGAAAATGAACACTTTGTATGCCAATCTTcgttctcttcttcctcctcaaGATCACTCT AAAAAGTTGAGCATTCCAGCCACAATTTCAAGAGTGCTGAATTACATAACTGAGCTTCAGGCAGAAGTGGAGAGACTGAAACACAAGAAGGAGAGATTCATCTCCAAAATTTCAGACAAGAATCACATAAACTTAAAGAAACCAAGCTCCAATTCAGCAGCTTCAGCAACTCCAATCAACGACGTCGAAGTCGTGATTCAGATTTGCATTCCCAAGGCAGAAAAGGGTTCATTTTCTGAAGCAATCTCCAGATTGGAAGAAGAAGGTTTTCTCATGGTCAATGCTTCATGTTTCCAATCATTTCAATCTAGGCTTTTCTATAATCTCCATTTTCAG GCACGAGAAGGTCAAGTGATAGATGCTGAaaagttgaaggagaaattgtGGCCTTTGATCTAG